From a region of the Synechococcus sp. PCC 7502 genome:
- the gmk gene encoding guanylate kinase has product MSYQNKKGKLLVVTGPSGVGKGTLLNALATKYPEQFVFSVSGTTRPPRDGETDGVNYFFYSRTEFEQKQAACMFLEWAEYAGNLYGTPREPVEAAIAQAKIVILEIELKGARQISQSYPDAQKIFIAPPSMQVLEQRLRQRSQDDESAIARRLDHAQVEIAASGEFDQVIINNDLATALAELEQAIFNF; this is encoded by the coding sequence ATGTCATACCAGAATAAAAAAGGGAAGTTGCTGGTAGTTACAGGTCCTAGTGGGGTGGGCAAAGGAACATTGCTTAATGCCCTAGCCACTAAGTATCCTGAACAGTTTGTATTTTCTGTATCAGGTACAACTCGTCCCCCCCGAGACGGAGAAACAGATGGGGTAAATTATTTTTTTTATAGTCGGACAGAATTTGAGCAAAAGCAAGCAGCATGTATGTTTCTGGAATGGGCAGAATATGCTGGTAACTTGTACGGCACACCGAGGGAACCCGTAGAAGCTGCGATCGCCCAAGCCAAAATTGTGATTCTTGAAATAGAACTAAAAGGAGCTAGGCAAATTTCCCAAAGCTATCCCGATGCTCAAAAAATATTTATTGCCCCACCGTCAATGCAGGTATTAGAACAACGATTGCGCCAACGTTCCCAAGATGATGAATCTGCGATCGCCCGTCGTTTAGATCATGCTCAGGTGGAAATAGCAGCGAGTGGGGAATTTGATCAAGTAATTATTAATAATGATTTAGCAACGGCTTTAGCTGAACTCGAACAAGCCATTTTTAATTTTTAG
- the petE gene encoding plastocyanin, producing the protein MKTVTSYFKQVALVVLGLLVAFNFFTANVAAETYTVKMGSDKGALVFEPKDIIIKPGDTIKWINNKAYPHNIIVQGEAELSHKKLLVKPAAEVESTFTAPGEYSYYCTPHRGAGMVGKVTVQG; encoded by the coding sequence ATGAAAACCGTAACTTCTTATTTCAAACAGGTAGCCCTTGTAGTTTTAGGCTTATTAGTTGCCTTTAATTTCTTTACTGCAAACGTTGCTGCTGAAACCTATACTGTCAAAATGGGTTCTGATAAAGGTGCATTAGTATTTGAGCCTAAGGATATTATTATTAAGCCCGGTGACACCATTAAATGGATCAACAACAAGGCATATCCCCATAATATTATCGTTCAAGGTGAAGCTGAGTTATCTCATAAAAAACTACTAGTAAAACCTGCCGCCGAAGTTGAAAGCACTTTTACCGCCCCCGGTGAATATAGTTACTACTGTACTCCCCATCGTGGTGCTGGCATGGTTGGCAAGGTAACTGTTCAAGGCTAA
- the remA gene encoding extracellular matrix/biofilm regulator RemA, producing MDIKLINIGFGNIVAAGRVVAIVSPESAPIKRIITDARERGHLIDATYGRRTRAVIITDSEHVVLSAIQPETVANRFIAAKDVKDVIPE from the coding sequence ATGGACATCAAGCTAATCAATATTGGCTTCGGAAATATCGTTGCTGCTGGTAGAGTGGTGGCGATCGTTAGCCCCGAATCTGCGCCAATCAAACGCATTATTACCGATGCACGGGAACGGGGACATTTAATCGATGCTACCTATGGTCGCCGCACTCGTGCTGTAATCATAACCGACTCTGAGCATGTGGTTTTATCCGCTATTCAACCTGAAACCGTTGCCAATCGATTTATTGCTGCCAAAGATGTCAAGGATGTCATACCAGAATAA
- the lipA gene encoding lipoyl synthase — MNKAALPRLPQWLRPKIGRASEISTVQQIIKSRNIHTICEEGRCPNRAECYANKTATFLLMGATCTRNCGFCQVDKGHAPIALDQDEPRKIAEAIALLGLEYVVLTSVARDDLSDQGAKHFVDVMQAIRQINSKHKPEIKIEVLTPDFRGDRTCIETVVKALPVCYNHNIETVQRLQGVVRRGAKYDRSLGVLQTVKELNPQIKTKSGLMVGHGETAQEIRETMIDLRTVGVDHLTIGQYLQPSLEHLPVRKYWTPAEFIELKVIALEIGFTHVESGALVRSSYHAGHYFD; from the coding sequence ATGAATAAAGCCGCACTGCCACGATTACCGCAATGGCTAAGACCTAAAATTGGTAGGGCAAGTGAGATTTCGACTGTGCAGCAGATTATTAAATCTCGAAATATTCACACCATTTGCGAGGAAGGTAGATGTCCTAATCGGGCGGAATGCTATGCCAATAAGACAGCAACTTTTTTGTTAATGGGAGCAACCTGTACCCGTAATTGTGGCTTTTGCCAAGTGGATAAAGGTCATGCCCCGATCGCTTTAGATCAAGATGAACCGCGTAAAATAGCAGAGGCGATCGCTTTACTAGGACTGGAGTATGTAGTTTTAACTTCCGTTGCCCGTGATGATTTATCCGATCAGGGTGCTAAGCATTTTGTGGATGTGATGCAGGCAATTCGCCAGATTAACTCCAAACACAAACCAGAGATTAAAATAGAGGTTTTGACCCCAGACTTTAGAGGCGATCGTACCTGCATCGAAACCGTAGTTAAAGCATTACCCGTATGTTACAACCATAATATTGAAACAGTACAGCGATTACAGGGTGTGGTGCGGCGAGGTGCTAAATACGATCGCTCCCTTGGGGTACTACAAACCGTGAAAGAACTAAATCCTCAGATCAAAACCAAGTCTGGATTAATGGTGGGTCATGGTGAAACTGCTCAAGAAATTAGAGAAACCATGATTGATCTGCGTACTGTTGGCGTTGATCACCTTACCATTGGGCAGTATCTGCAACCTAGCCTAGAGCATTTACCCGTTCGTAAATATTGGACACCTGCGGAATTTATAGAATTAAAAGTGATCGCCCTTGAAATTGGCTTTACCCATGTGGAATCAGGGGCATTGGTACGCAGTTCCTATCACGCTGGACACTATTTTGATTAA
- a CDS encoding transporter substrate-binding domain-containing protein, translated as MKRRTAFWAIACLTSITVGTLSGCEQATPPTATTTPSTTKVLTMVTSPDYPPYEFYDTSSGSKEIVGFDVDIAKYIAKELGFELKINETNFDGLIPAIQAKKADFVMAGMTPTPERTKSVDFSILYYDAKDTILSLKGKNLTKAEQLSGLKVGVQLGSIQEGNLKEILKKVKNIQIVSLNKIPEIIQEVKSKRLDAAIIEDTVATGFKASNPDVEFNVLPSEGASGAAVAFPKGSANVEDFNKVLKKMKESGEIDKLATKWFGQANK; from the coding sequence ATGAAACGTAGAACGGCATTTTGGGCGATCGCCTGCTTAACATCTATAACTGTTGGGACACTATCTGGATGCGAACAAGCTACACCTCCAACAGCAACCACAACTCCTAGTACAACCAAAGTACTGACTATGGTTACTTCTCCCGACTATCCACCCTATGAGTTTTATGACACTTCAAGTGGGAGCAAAGAAATCGTGGGATTTGATGTGGATATTGCTAAATACATTGCTAAAGAACTCGGATTTGAGCTCAAGATTAATGAAACTAATTTCGATGGGCTAATTCCCGCAATTCAGGCGAAAAAAGCGGATTTTGTCATGGCAGGGATGACTCCAACCCCTGAACGTACTAAGAGCGTAGATTTCTCGATTTTGTACTACGATGCCAAGGATACGATTTTGTCTTTAAAAGGTAAAAACTTAACTAAAGCTGAACAGTTATCTGGTTTAAAAGTTGGGGTACAACTAGGTTCGATTCAAGAAGGAAACCTCAAGGAAATTTTAAAAAAAGTTAAGAATATTCAGATCGTTAGCCTCAATAAAATTCCTGAAATTATTCAAGAAGTGAAGTCTAAGCGTCTGGATGCGGCAATTATTGAAGATACCGTAGCTACGGGTTTTAAAGCTAGTAACCCCGATGTGGAATTTAATGTTTTACCTTCCGAAGGAGCATCAGGGGCAGCCGTTGCCTTCCCGAAAGGTTCAGCTAATGTTGAAGACTTTAATAAAGTGCTGAAAAAGATGAAGGAATCGGGCGAAATTGATAAATTAGCAACAAAATGGTTTGGGCAAGCTAACAAATGA
- a CDS encoding Uma2 family endonuclease, whose product MVISNSPSPLTILENGDRLNREEFERRYTASKIKKAELIESIVHVASPLLYTPDGKPHSNIITWLGTYQAVIAGLEVGIEPTVRLDDDNEPQPDAVLFRVNGNAKIDADGYISGAPELIAEIAASTVSYDLHSKKRTYERNGVKEYIVWRTLDRQVDWFILENGKYNKLEPDELGTIRSQEFAGLWLNVTAILSNDMSAVLKTLQDGLYN is encoded by the coding sequence ATGGTTATTTCCAACTCTCCATCACCACTAACCATCCTTGAAAATGGCGATCGCCTCAATCGAGAAGAATTTGAGCGGCGTTATACAGCATCAAAAATTAAAAAAGCAGAACTCATCGAAAGCATCGTACACGTGGCATCTCCCCTACTCTATACCCCCGATGGTAAACCTCACAGCAATATCATCACTTGGCTTGGTACATATCAAGCAGTGATCGCAGGACTAGAAGTTGGGATCGAGCCTACAGTCCGCCTTGATGATGATAACGAACCTCAGCCTGATGCTGTACTGTTCCGTGTCAATGGCAATGCTAAAATTGATGCCGATGGATATATCTCAGGTGCACCCGAACTCATCGCCGAAATTGCCGCTAGTACCGTCTCCTACGATCTGCACAGCAAAAAACGTACTTATGAACGTAATGGGGTAAAGGAATACATAGTTTGGCGGACATTAGATCGTCAAGTTGATTGGTTCATCCTTGAAAATGGTAAATATAATAAATTAGAACCTGATGAATTAGGAACTATCCGTAGCCAAGAGTTTGCAGGTTTGTGGCTAAATGTAACAGCAATCTTAAGCAATGATATGTCAGCAGTTCTTAAAACATTGCAGGATGGACTATATAATTAA
- a CDS encoding amino acid ABC transporter permease, translated as MNLEFSKVWGSIPFILNGIPTTFQFTLLSALFGFIWGVVLSLFKISGIKPLDYFAQAYTSIFRGVPLILMLTLVYFATPQLTGYNISALQAGVITFSLNSGAYVSETIRGGILAVDKGQREAAMSLGVPYLLYMWDIILPQALKNILPALVNESIALLKDSALVSTIGAVDILRSAQIVGAEKYIYFEPLMIAGVIYYVLVITLTFGASSLEKWMRRID; from the coding sequence ATGAACTTAGAGTTTTCTAAAGTTTGGGGTTCTATCCCTTTTATCCTTAACGGAATTCCTACAACTTTTCAATTTACCCTACTATCAGCATTATTTGGGTTTATTTGGGGTGTAGTTTTATCCCTATTTAAAATTTCTGGGATTAAGCCCCTTGATTACTTTGCCCAAGCATACACCTCTATATTTAGGGGCGTACCTTTGATTTTAATGCTGACTTTGGTTTATTTTGCCACACCACAGCTTACGGGCTATAACATTTCGGCGCTGCAAGCAGGGGTAATTACTTTCTCCCTTAACTCTGGTGCCTATGTATCTGAAACTATCAGAGGTGGAATATTAGCGGTTGATAAAGGACAAAGGGAAGCCGCTATGTCTTTGGGCGTGCCGTACTTGCTGTATATGTGGGATATTATTCTGCCCCAAGCATTAAAAAATATTCTGCCCGCACTGGTAAATGAAAGTATAGCTTTATTAAAGGATTCGGCTTTAGTCTCAACGATTGGGGCGGTTGATATTCTTAGAAGTGCTCAGATTGTAGGGGCTGAGAAGTATATCTATTTTGAACCATTAATGATTGCAGGGGTTATTTACTATGTATTGGTAATTACCTTAACCTTTGGGGCATCGTCTCTGGAGAAATGGATGCGGCGGATTGACTAG
- a CDS encoding DUF2256 domain-containing protein: protein MSYKGNKFHLPTKICVTCGKPFTWRKKWERCWDEVKYCSDRCRRQKSTNT, encoded by the coding sequence ATGAGCTACAAGGGCAATAAATTCCATCTACCTACTAAAATTTGTGTCACCTGTGGCAAACCTTTTACTTGGCGCAAAAAATGGGAAAGATGTTGGGATGAGGTTAAGTATTGTAGCGATCGCTGTCGCAGGCAAAAATCTACTAATACCTAG
- a CDS encoding 3-isopropylmalate dehydratase small subunit — protein MSKIVKGIVFVVDDNIDTDQIIPAEYLTLVPSKPDEYEKLGSYAMIGLPDRFGKFIPEGAAKTPYPIIIAGENFGCGSSREHAPIALGASGVEVVVAQSYARIFFRNSTATGELYPWESIDRLCDRFSTGQVAILDFDHNQITNETTGEVFALKPLGDVAPVIDAGGLFAYARQTGMIPTLAK, from the coding sequence ATGAGTAAGATCGTTAAAGGAATAGTATTTGTTGTGGATGACAATATTGACACCGATCAAATCATTCCTGCAGAATACTTAACTTTGGTTCCTTCCAAGCCTGATGAGTACGAAAAACTAGGTAGTTATGCCATGATTGGGCTACCCGATCGCTTTGGTAAATTCATCCCTGAAGGAGCAGCTAAAACCCCATACCCAATTATTATTGCGGGGGAAAATTTTGGTTGTGGCTCCTCCCGTGAACATGCCCCGATCGCCCTAGGAGCATCTGGGGTAGAAGTAGTAGTGGCACAGTCATACGCCCGAATTTTCTTTAGAAATAGCACTGCCACAGGGGAATTATATCCTTGGGAATCTATCGATAGGCTTTGCGATCGCTTTAGCACTGGACAGGTAGCAATCCTAGACTTTGACCACAACCAAATTACCAACGAAACTACGGGTGAAGTGTTTGCCCTCAAGCCCCTCGGCGATGTTGCCCCAGTCATTGACGCAGGAGGACTGTTTGCCTACGCCCGTCAGACAGGTATGATTCCTACACTGGCTAAATGA
- a CDS encoding ABC transporter permease subunit, whose amino-acid sequence MYPVDRDRKVKSRSQLDLRDLVLFAALIALIFAIIRIGSEFGGVYKSDLKIETDISLLPAYTGQTLLRMTFAYLLSLGFTLVYAYIAYRSRVAAMVLLPLLDILQSIPVLSFLPGVVLALVALFPGQRIGVEIASVVLIFTGMTWNMTFSFYQSLSSIPRELIEAANTYRLNAWQRFWTLELPSGIIGLVWNSVMSVAGGWFFLIAIESFTLGKKDFRLPGLGSFLGAAAAKGDFGAIAWGLIVLISVIIAIDFLIWQPAIAWAEKFKYETSGEKNPPESVVLDWIRRSPTLRAFDQQLFQPLRTALDQGMVWAFPPQIVTKSHKRSSVAMQWANWLFLSGFGLIVLWGTWEALMLLKVISLEDWGRVLTGALLTALRVITALILSLLWTVPVGVAIGRNPRLAKLLQPIVQIAASVPATALFPVLLLALAQIGGGLQIGSIMLMLLGTMWYVLFNVIAGAQSIPADLFEVAKVYKLNRIQRWRTVILPGIFPYLVTGIITAVGGAWNASIVSEYIEFQGKTISTPGLGATISQATATGNFPLLLAATAVMSLLVVMTNRLVWRPLYRIAHEKYQLLG is encoded by the coding sequence ATGTATCCTGTAGATCGCGATCGCAAAGTTAAGTCTCGTTCTCAGCTAGATTTACGAGATTTAGTCCTGTTTGCTGCCTTAATTGCTCTGATCTTTGCCATTATTCGCATTGGCTCAGAGTTTGGCGGTGTTTATAAATCCGATCTAAAAATTGAAACCGATATTAGTCTATTGCCTGCCTATACGGGGCAAACTCTTTTACGCATGACTTTTGCATATTTATTATCCTTGGGATTTACCTTGGTTTATGCCTATATTGCCTATCGCTCTAGGGTAGCGGCGATGGTTTTGTTGCCATTACTAGATATTTTGCAGTCGATTCCAGTGTTGTCATTTTTGCCAGGTGTAGTTTTAGCATTAGTGGCATTGTTTCCCGGTCAAAGGATTGGCGTAGAAATTGCTTCCGTGGTTTTAATTTTTACAGGGATGACATGGAACATGACTTTTAGTTTTTATCAGTCCCTTTCTAGTATTCCCCGTGAGCTAATTGAGGCAGCTAATACCTATCGGTTGAATGCTTGGCAAAGATTTTGGACTTTGGAATTACCCTCTGGCATTATTGGCTTGGTTTGGAATAGTGTAATGTCAGTGGCAGGGGGTTGGTTTTTCTTAATTGCGATCGAGTCTTTTACCTTGGGGAAGAAAGATTTTCGGCTACCCGGATTAGGTTCTTTTTTGGGGGCGGCAGCAGCTAAGGGAGATTTTGGGGCGATCGCTTGGGGGTTGATAGTTTTAATTAGCGTAATTATTGCCATAGATTTTTTAATTTGGCAGCCTGCGATCGCTTGGGCAGAGAAATTTAAGTATGAAACCAGTGGTGAAAAGAACCCGCCTGAGTCGGTAGTTTTAGATTGGATTAGGCGATCGCCAACCTTAAGAGCATTTGATCAACAGCTATTTCAACCTCTGCGGACAGCTTTGGATCAAGGTATGGTTTGGGCATTTCCTCCACAAATTGTCACTAAGTCTCATAAACGTTCTTCGGTGGCAATGCAGTGGGCTAACTGGCTATTTTTAAGTGGTTTTGGCTTAATTGTGCTGTGGGGAACATGGGAAGCTTTAATGCTGTTGAAAGTAATTAGTCTTGAAGATTGGGGCAGAGTGCTAACAGGAGCCTTACTCACTGCCTTAAGGGTAATCACAGCATTAATATTATCTTTACTATGGACTGTCCCTGTGGGGGTAGCGATCGGGCGTAATCCTCGACTGGCAAAGCTATTACAACCTATTGTCCAAATTGCAGCTTCTGTTCCTGCGACGGCACTATTTCCAGTATTATTACTTGCCCTTGCTCAAATTGGCGGTGGATTGCAAATTGGCTCGATTATGCTAATGCTATTGGGAACTATGTGGTATGTGCTATTTAATGTAATTGCAGGGGCGCAGTCAATTCCTGCGGATTTATTTGAAGTAGCAAAGGTTTATAAGCTAAATCGGATTCAACGTTGGCGGACTGTGATCTTACCTGGTATTTTTCCCTATTTGGTCACAGGTATAATTACGGCGGTGGGTGGTGCATGGAATGCAAGTATTGTTAGTGAATATATTGAATTTCAGGGTAAAACCATCTCAACACCGGGTTTGGGGGCTACGATCTCGCAAGCTACGGCTACTGGTAACTTTCCGTTGTTATTAGCGGCAACAGCAGTTATGTCTTTGTTAGTGGTTATGACGAATCGGCTGGTGTGGAGACCTTTATATCGCATTGCCCATGAAAAGTACCAACTTTTAGGATAA
- a CDS encoding iron uptake porin, whose protein sequence is MKKFTIATLGVIAALGGLAPTAFADTQSVEPSASTLQKLSKETGGTLSQVTSVSQLSDVQPTDWAFTALQSLVERYGCIAGYPNGTYRGSRALSRYEFAAGLNACLDKINELISTGLADKVGKADLATLQKLQTEFAAELTALKGRVDALESKVETLEAQQFSTVTKLNAEVITFLTAANNANGFSNNVTLSTRVRLNFDTSFTGKDNLNVRLAAQNVALNSAPSPDEIRLLPSSSTGNTFILDNLIYNFPLTDKLTVYVGTSITDVTYIGVDSVTPLGSYATGAISNFANSNPSLYPFTTGSGAAGGSLSYKFSDNFVGTAGYIAEAGASASPSVGVTGGGRMIFANLNAYFGKLNLGLFYANTFSPAFGVDTLAGSLKSKVPSPNVTGNTGAIQARYDFSDKFQLAGWFGYTNASSSAFTGNAQIINYAVQFVFPDLFKEGNLAAITFGQQPTVVSSGAGVSADGATGFHIEGSYRFQLGKNISITPGIIYLTRPNQDPANSGVVVGVLRTSFVF, encoded by the coding sequence ATGAAAAAATTTACTATTGCAACCCTAGGAGTAATCGCTGCCCTAGGTGGATTGGCTCCAACAGCCTTTGCTGATACTCAATCCGTAGAACCCTCCGCTAGCACATTACAAAAACTATCTAAGGAAACTGGCGGCACCCTATCCCAAGTAACTTCTGTTTCCCAACTTTCCGACGTACAACCCACTGATTGGGCATTTACAGCATTGCAATCCCTTGTAGAACGCTATGGTTGTATTGCTGGCTATCCCAATGGTACCTATCGTGGCAGCCGTGCCTTAAGCCGCTATGAATTTGCTGCTGGTTTAAATGCTTGCTTAGACAAAATTAACGAGCTAATCTCCACTGGACTTGCTGACAAAGTTGGAAAAGCAGACCTAGCTACTTTGCAAAAACTGCAAACTGAATTTGCGGCTGAGTTAACTGCTCTTAAGGGACGTGTCGATGCTTTAGAATCTAAAGTAGAAACCCTTGAAGCGCAACAGTTTTCTACAGTAACTAAGTTAAATGCTGAAGTCATTACCTTTTTGACTGCTGCGAATAATGCCAACGGCTTTTCTAATAATGTTACCCTTAGTACTAGGGTTCGCCTAAACTTTGACACCAGCTTCACTGGTAAAGACAACCTAAACGTTCGCTTGGCAGCTCAAAATGTCGCACTTAATAGCGCTCCCAGTCCTGATGAAATCAGACTTCTACCAAGTAGTTCCACAGGGAATACTTTTATCCTTGATAACCTAATCTACAATTTCCCTCTAACTGATAAGCTCACAGTATATGTTGGTACTAGCATTACTGATGTTACTTACATTGGCGTTGACTCCGTAACTCCTCTAGGTAGCTATGCTACGGGGGCTATTTCCAATTTTGCCAACAGTAATCCTTCTCTTTATCCGTTCACCACTGGCTCAGGTGCAGCAGGTGGTAGCTTAAGTTATAAGTTCAGTGATAACTTTGTTGGTACTGCTGGATACATCGCTGAGGCTGGAGCTTCTGCTAGCCCATCAGTTGGCGTAACTGGTGGAGGTCGTATGATCTTTGCAAACCTGAATGCCTACTTTGGTAAATTGAACTTAGGTCTGTTCTACGCTAATACTTTCTCCCCTGCTTTTGGCGTTGATACTCTTGCGGGCAGTTTGAAGTCTAAGGTTCCATCCCCAAATGTAACTGGAAACACTGGTGCTATTCAAGCACGCTATGACTTCTCTGATAAGTTCCAGTTGGCAGGCTGGTTCGGTTACACTAATGCTTCATCTAGTGCGTTCACAGGTAATGCCCAAATTATTAACTATGCTGTACAGTTTGTCTTCCCTGACTTATTCAAAGAGGGTAATCTTGCTGCTATTACCTTTGGTCAACAACCTACTGTAGTCTCAAGTGGTGCAGGCGTTTCTGCTGATGGTGCTACTGGTTTCCACATTGAAGGTTCCTACAGGTTCCAACTTGGCAAGAATATCTCTATTACTCCTGGCATTATCTATCTAACCAGACCAAATCAAGACCCTGCTAATAGCGGTGTAGTTGTTGGTGTTCTCAGAACATCCTTTGTATTCTAA
- the psbV gene encoding photosystem II cytochrome c-550, with amino-acid sequence MKNIYKYLVLAIAVVTLAWQLSTPNVWAAADSAELRTLQLNADKTITFSAKELAKGKKLFSSACANCHVGGATFTNPNVGLDPQTLALATPRRDTVEGLVDYLKNPTTYDGVDEIYELHPSLRSTDIFPTMRGLTDKDLKLIAGYMLYQPKVRGIGWGGGKIYY; translated from the coding sequence ATGAAAAATATCTATAAGTATCTAGTGTTGGCGATCGCCGTGGTTACTCTGGCATGGCAGTTATCGACACCTAATGTTTGGGCTGCTGCTGACTCTGCCGAATTACGCACCCTACAGTTAAATGCTGACAAAACTATTACATTCTCTGCTAAAGAACTAGCAAAGGGCAAGAAATTATTCTCCAGTGCCTGTGCCAACTGTCATGTGGGCGGAGCAACATTTACCAACCCCAACGTTGGACTTGACCCTCAAACCCTAGCTTTAGCAACTCCCCGCCGAGATACAGTCGAAGGCTTAGTAGATTACTTGAAAAATCCTACTACCTATGACGGTGTAGATGAAATCTATGAACTCCATCCTAGTTTGAGAAGTACAGATATTTTCCCAACTATGCGTGGCTTAACTGACAAAGATTTAAAACTAATTGCTGGCTATATGCTTTACCAACCTAAGGTAAGAGGTATTGGCTGGGGTGGCGGTAAGATCTACTATTAA
- the psaC gene encoding photosystem I iron-sulfur center protein PsaC has translation MSHSVKIYDTCIGCTQCVRACPTDVLEMVPWDGCKAGQIASSPRTEDCIGCKRCETACPTDFLSIRVYLGAETSRSLALTY, from the coding sequence ATGTCCCATTCAGTAAAAATATACGATACCTGTATTGGCTGCACTCAATGTGTAAGAGCGTGTCCTACTGATGTTTTAGAGATGGTTCCTTGGGATGGATGTAAGGCAGGTCAAATTGCCTCTTCTCCCCGTACCGAGGACTGCATTGGTTGTAAGCGTTGCGAAACTGCTTGCCCCACTGATTTCTTAAGTATCCGTGTTTATTTAGGTGCGGAAACCAGTCGTAGCTTAGCTTTGACATATTAG
- a CDS encoding GNAT family N-acetyltransferase → MQDFHIRSITHQELVIPLQWAEQEGWKPGIDDANHYYPVDPQGFFMGFWDGEPVGCISGVAYDHSYGFIGFYIVQPEFRHQGFGIALWHRAMEYLQGKHQERNIGLDGVIAQQSNYQKSGFKIAYRHLRFQTLGTGGISKNPNLVSLSELPLSQVLACDIFPVPRPKFWQSWIKQKYGTALGIIQNQELVAHGVIRACHGGFRIGSLCADSPELAARLLESLLAYAPAGSLVFIDMPEINQAAMVLAKSYGMSLVFETTRMYTQSPPIMPVHKIYGVTTLELG, encoded by the coding sequence ATGCAAGACTTCCATATTCGTTCTATTACTCACCAAGAATTAGTAATTCCTCTGCAATGGGCAGAACAAGAGGGTTGGAAACCAGGAATAGATGATGCCAATCATTACTATCCCGTTGACCCACAGGGCTTTTTTATGGGGTTTTGGGATGGTGAACCTGTCGGCTGTATTTCAGGTGTAGCCTATGATCATAGTTACGGATTTATTGGGTTTTATATTGTTCAACCAGAATTTCGTCATCAAGGCTTTGGCATTGCCCTATGGCATCGAGCTATGGAATATTTACAAGGGAAACATCAAGAACGTAATATTGGTTTAGATGGAGTTATTGCCCAACAAAGCAACTATCAAAAATCAGGTTTTAAAATTGCCTATCGACATTTACGTTTTCAAACTTTAGGTACAGGAGGTATAAGTAAGAATCCTAACCTAGTGTCTCTATCAGAACTACCTCTTTCCCAAGTTTTAGCCTGTGATATTTTTCCTGTTCCCCGCCCTAAATTCTGGCAATCATGGATTAAACAAAAATATGGTACAGCCTTAGGAATTATCCAAAATCAAGAACTGGTAGCTCATGGGGTAATTCGGGCTTGTCATGGTGGATTTCGCATTGGTTCTTTATGTGCCGATTCTCCTGAACTCGCAGCCCGCCTATTAGAGTCGCTCTTGGCTTATGCCCCTGCTGGTAGTCTTGTGTTTATTGATATGCCTGAAATTAATCAAGCAGCTATGGTACTCGCAAAAAGTTATGGTATGTCATTGGTATTTGAAACCACCAGAATGTACACCCAATCCCCCCCCATCATGCCTGTGCATAAAATTTATGGAGTAACGACTTTAGAGCTAGGTTAA